From the genome of Streptomyces sp. NBC_01260, one region includes:
- a CDS encoding RluA family pseudouridine synthase — protein MSTHPEIRTLPVPDGLEGERVDAAISRMFGFSRTKAAELAAAGKVQVDGSVAGKSERVHGGAWLEVEMPQAPAPVQIVAEPVEGMEIVHDDDDIVVIMKPVGVAAHPSPGWTGTTVIGGLAAAGYRISTSGAAERQGIVHRLDVGTSGLMVVAKSERAYTLLKAQFRDRIVDKKYHALVQGHPDPMSGTIDAPIGRHPTHDYKWAVVAEGKPSVTHYDLIEAYRAASLLDIKLETGRTHQIRVHMSAHRHPCVGDLTYGADPTMAKRLGLTRQWLHAVRLGFEHPSDGRWVEFSSTYPDDLQQALDRIAAESE, from the coding sequence GTGAGTACGCATCCCGAGATCCGAACCCTGCCCGTACCCGATGGCCTGGAAGGCGAGCGTGTCGACGCCGCCATCTCCCGCATGTTCGGTTTCTCCCGCACCAAGGCCGCAGAGCTGGCCGCCGCCGGGAAGGTACAGGTGGACGGTTCGGTGGCCGGGAAGTCCGAGCGGGTGCACGGCGGCGCCTGGCTGGAAGTGGAGATGCCGCAGGCTCCGGCGCCGGTGCAGATCGTGGCCGAGCCCGTCGAGGGCATGGAGATCGTCCATGACGACGACGACATCGTCGTGATCATGAAGCCGGTCGGTGTCGCCGCACACCCGAGCCCCGGCTGGACCGGCACCACCGTCATCGGCGGCCTCGCCGCCGCCGGGTACCGGATCTCCACCTCGGGTGCGGCCGAGCGCCAGGGCATCGTGCACCGGCTCGACGTCGGCACCTCGGGGCTGATGGTCGTCGCCAAGTCCGAGCGTGCCTACACGCTGCTGAAGGCCCAGTTCCGGGACCGGATCGTCGACAAGAAGTACCACGCGCTGGTCCAGGGCCACCCGGACCCGATGAGCGGCACCATCGACGCCCCCATCGGCCGCCACCCCACCCACGACTACAAGTGGGCGGTCGTCGCCGAGGGCAAGCCCTCCGTCACGCACTACGACCTGATCGAGGCGTACCGCGCCGCCAGCCTCCTGGACATCAAGCTGGAGACCGGCCGTACGCATCAGATCCGGGTGCACATGTCCGCCCACCGCCACCCCTGCGTCGGCGACCTGACCTATGGCGCCGACCCGACGATGGCCAAGCGGCTGGGCCTGACCCGGCAGTGGCTGCACGCCGTCCGGCTCGGCTTCGAGCACCCCTCGGACGGCCGCTGGGTCGAGTTCTCCAGCACCTACCCGGACGACCTCCAGCAGGCCCTGGACCGGATCGCGGCGGAGAGCGAATGA
- a CDS encoding GNAT family N-acetyltransferase — MTGTPPSYTTRTATGEQDRAACFQVRKDVFVGEQNVPEEIEYDAYDADAVHVIAVAADGTALGTGRLLHGPGAAARTGGDVTVGSLGRLAVTSGARGLGVGAALVRAIEDAGRDLGLAAVDLHAQTHALGFYERLGYEAYGPEFPDAGIPHRAMRRPLER, encoded by the coding sequence ATGACCGGCACGCCTCCCTCGTACACCACCCGCACCGCCACCGGGGAGCAGGACCGCGCCGCCTGCTTCCAGGTCCGCAAGGACGTCTTCGTCGGTGAGCAGAACGTGCCCGAGGAGATCGAGTACGACGCCTACGACGCGGACGCGGTGCATGTCATCGCCGTCGCGGCGGACGGCACGGCGCTGGGCACCGGACGGCTGCTGCACGGCCCCGGCGCTGCGGCGAGGACCGGCGGTGACGTCACAGTCGGCTCGCTGGGCCGGCTCGCGGTGACCAGTGGGGCACGCGGCCTCGGGGTCGGCGCGGCGCTGGTGCGGGCCATCGAGGACGCGGGCCGTGACCTCGGCCTCGCCGCCGTCGACCTGCACGCCCAGACGCACGCGCTCGGCTTCTACGAACGGCTCGGCTACGAGGCCTACGGCCCCGAGTTCCCCGACGCGGGCATCCCCCACCGGGCGATGCGCCGGCCGCTGGAGCGCTGA
- a CDS encoding glycosyl hydrolase family 95 catalytic domain-containing protein has protein sequence MTAFSRRHFVGAAAAGTSAFWIAGSPTAWAATAPAPAGRPGPDVHEKTVRDAAMTWRTLPTGWQQAPFLANGHLGAQLYAGQSANTLKLMLSHSQVQDQRGQWRGGIGFSRLPIGYFTLTLAGEITGVDWTLDLYDAELRGTVTTTRGSLAFSALVQNDTSALLISTRPTPGEEAAAWSFQWLRAATTRSSGKPEDYTPNPDPRAGDGFVEQPLLAGGGWTTAWRERREGTGRLLAAHLVYRFPGQVSEATADALRAVDRTLAADPDRLVDRHRRWWHAYYRRSFLSVPDKRLQSFYLIQLYKLAASTRAGGPTISEWGPWFPEVGNNWTAVWWNLNVQIGMAPVHGSNHPELDSVTSTFRRFEHNLPTSVPAGYRDGESYALGHPSDWQLRAGDTYDVGAPGSEHVSDNFGNLIWALHNVWQSYRHSMDLSVLRDVVHPILAKAVNFYAHFLHEGPDGRLHLLETRSPEYANAEDCTYDLSLIRWGVRTLIASSKLLRNNDPRLGRWQDIERRLTPYAEDPVAGVMIGKDVPLADSHRHHSHLLWLYPLRERSWDRAGDRDVMRRSMDHWVSMQQLWHGYSYATASSMYSVTDEPEKALDFLTFFTDLKVVADCQMTVNTMYREGKNLALESPLSAAQSMLDMVVQGHEGVVKVFPSVSDRWADASIASLRTQGAFLVDADRSDGATRWVRVHSEAGAPLTLDHSVRGPVEVRDTHGRPLRRRETGPGRITVDLPRGATAVITPRGARHTGAGPRDVPSNGAWTKWGLPG, from the coding sequence GTGACCGCGTTCTCCCGAAGGCATTTCGTCGGCGCAGCCGCTGCCGGAACCTCCGCGTTCTGGATCGCCGGCTCCCCCACCGCGTGGGCCGCGACCGCCCCGGCGCCGGCGGGCCGACCGGGCCCCGACGTCCACGAGAAGACCGTCCGGGACGCCGCCATGACCTGGCGCACGCTCCCCACCGGCTGGCAGCAGGCCCCGTTCCTGGCCAACGGCCACCTCGGCGCCCAGCTGTACGCGGGCCAGTCCGCCAACACCCTGAAGCTGATGCTGAGCCACAGCCAGGTGCAGGACCAGCGCGGCCAGTGGCGCGGCGGCATCGGCTTCTCCCGCCTCCCCATCGGGTACTTCACCCTGACCCTGGCCGGGGAGATCACCGGCGTCGACTGGACCCTGGACCTGTACGACGCCGAACTGCGCGGCACCGTCACCACCACCCGCGGCTCGCTGGCCTTCTCCGCCCTCGTCCAGAACGACACGAGTGCCCTGCTGATCTCCACCCGGCCCACTCCGGGCGAGGAGGCCGCGGCCTGGTCCTTCCAGTGGCTGCGGGCCGCCACCACCCGCAGCAGCGGCAAGCCCGAGGACTACACGCCCAACCCGGACCCGCGGGCCGGCGACGGTTTCGTCGAACAGCCACTGCTCGCGGGCGGCGGCTGGACCACCGCCTGGCGCGAGCGGCGCGAGGGCACCGGCCGGCTGCTCGCCGCCCACCTCGTGTACCGCTTCCCCGGCCAGGTGTCCGAGGCGACGGCGGACGCGCTGCGGGCCGTGGACCGCACCCTGGCCGCGGACCCGGACCGGCTGGTGGACCGTCACCGCCGCTGGTGGCACGCGTACTACCGGCGCAGCTTCCTCTCCGTACCGGACAAGCGGCTGCAGAGCTTCTACCTCATCCAGCTCTACAAGCTCGCCGCGTCGACCAGGGCCGGGGGGCCGACGATCTCCGAATGGGGCCCCTGGTTCCCCGAGGTCGGCAACAACTGGACCGCGGTCTGGTGGAATCTCAACGTCCAGATCGGCATGGCGCCGGTCCACGGTTCCAACCACCCCGAACTCGACTCGGTGACAAGCACCTTCCGCCGCTTCGAGCACAACCTCCCGACGTCGGTCCCGGCCGGGTACCGCGACGGCGAGAGCTACGCGCTGGGCCACCCCTCCGACTGGCAGCTGCGCGCGGGCGACACCTACGACGTCGGCGCCCCCGGCTCGGAGCACGTCTCCGACAACTTCGGCAACCTCATCTGGGCGCTGCACAACGTCTGGCAGTCCTACCGGCACTCGATGGACCTGTCCGTCCTGCGCGACGTCGTGCACCCGATCCTCGCGAAGGCCGTCAACTTCTACGCGCACTTCCTGCACGAGGGCCCGGACGGCAGGCTGCACCTGCTGGAGACCCGCTCCCCCGAGTACGCCAACGCCGAGGACTGCACCTATGACCTCTCGCTCATCCGCTGGGGAGTGCGCACCCTCATCGCGTCCTCGAAGCTGCTGCGCAACAACGACCCGCGGCTCGGGCGCTGGCAGGACATCGAACGGCGCCTCACCCCGTACGCCGAGGACCCGGTGGCCGGCGTGATGATCGGCAAGGACGTCCCGCTGGCCGACTCCCACCGCCACCACTCGCACCTGCTCTGGCTGTACCCGCTGCGCGAGCGCAGCTGGGACCGGGCCGGGGACCGGGATGTGATGCGGCGCTCCATGGACCACTGGGTCTCCATGCAGCAGTTGTGGCACGGCTACAGCTACGCGACCGCCTCGTCGATGTACTCGGTGACGGACGAGCCGGAGAAGGCCCTCGACTTCCTGACCTTCTTCACCGATCTGAAGGTGGTCGCGGACTGCCAGATGACGGTCAACACGATGTACCGGGAGGGCAAGAACCTCGCCCTGGAGAGCCCGTTGTCCGCCGCCCAGTCGATGCTCGACATGGTGGTGCAGGGACACGAGGGAGTGGTGAAGGTCTTCCCGTCCGTCTCGGACCGCTGGGCCGACGCGTCGATCGCGTCACTGCGCACCCAGGGGGCCTTCCTCGTGGACGCCGACCGCTCGGACGGTGCCACGCGCTGGGTACGGGTCCACAGCGAGGCGGGGGCTCCGCTGACCCTGGACCACTCGGTCCGGGGCCCGGTCGAGGTACGGGACACCCACGGCCGCCCGCTGCGCCGGCGGGAGACCGGGCCGGGCCGGATCACGGTCGACCTGCCCCGCGGCGCCACAGCGGTGATCACCCCACGGGGTGCCCGCCACACCGGGGCGGGCCCGCGCGACGTGCCGTCGAACGGGGCGTGGACGAAATGGGGCCTGCCGGGCTGA